The genomic segment TATAATGtgtgtattttctattttaactGTGTTGCGAAGCACTTTGTGGCTTTTTGTCTATGAAAGGTGCTATATAAATGTTACTTACTTTATACTTACTTACTTTGTCAGTTACACATTTCTGAAAAAATAGCTGTGTTATGAAAATTACAAGTCTGCGCTGTCGTTAACGTTAAAATTGCAAATTAAGGatgtgccaatgtgtttacatggTCTAAGTTCCTCTAAACAACAGGAACAGTCTAGTGTTTTAGGTAGTTGCTGTAAAAATGTTTGTCCCCCAAGTTTTAAACTGAACACTAGGGGTGGTGTGGTGTCATTTCACGGCCAGTTTAAACCTAATGCACGGAATCTGGTCGGCAATAGCTCGCTTTAGCTCATGCTccttggcctgcagtgtaatgtaAACACCAACCAGAATTAATGAAGTGAACTCGCGGGAAGGATAAAAAGTTTTgctataaatgtaaaaatatttcggCCAAGGAGATAAGTGCTTTTAGATCACTGTGACATCAGATCAGATTTTGCCACACTTTTTATTCCAGGAAATATGTGTCTCGAGTCTCTCTGAAGAGTAGGATTCCTGCCAGCTGCAGCACAGAGTCCAGTATCAGTTCACACAGTCACGTCTCTGTAAAACACAGAGCACAGGATGAAAAAAAGTCCCTGTCCATCCCCATCAGTAGCTGAAGTTCGTTGAGTTTGTTCGCCAGTGAGCGCGCATTGGAGAGAAATATACCTGGTAGAGCAGTGCATGGTCGGCGCTGGCGGTACGCACAGGCACTCCCACCCACCTCCCACTTTTGCGTCGTCATCTCACAGCACCAAATAAAGGCAAAGGCACCTTTGACCAGGACATCCAACAATTCCACGTATTCTGTCAGAAAAGTGGGAATAAGTCCAGTGGAGTTGTAGCTTATATTTATAAGCTCATCCTTGGTGACAAAGCTCCATAAATGTTGACATAAAACTGATTTAACACACAAAAAGGAGAAAAAACACTCAAAGTAGAGATCGTCCTCTTTGCCATCTCGATGTCCTGGTTGTATTATTAATTCTGTATTAAACAATATATTGGGTAacgctttagtatggggaacatatgaaccattaattagttgcttattaacatagggttagggttagggtaagggttgcgGTTGgagttagggaagactcttagttaatggctgactggttgtataataaggccatgcagaataaggcattaataagtacttaataatgactaattaacagccaatatgttaccaatttgcatgttaataagcaactaattaatggtttatatattcccccatactaaagtgttacaatatattgcaatatagattttaggtcaTATTGCCCTTCCCTAGTAAAAAGTATTTTCCGCCATGGCTTGGTATTtttttcctgtgaataatgttgtaaagagctGCGTGTTTGTCCCCCACAGAGATTTCAGACCAGGTCATACAATAACTTATTTTTTTAGTACATGTGACTGACCAAAGCTTGACGTTTCTAAAAcatgtgtttgtgttttttgtgtccGACAGACatctgtgaagaacatcttctccCTGGGCTTCTAGAGTGGAGCTTTAAGATGGAGCAGGGAAAGCCTCAGCCCTCCCACATTAAAGAAGAGGACGAGGTGCCACAGACAcctgacaacaacaaaaaagaagagGACCCACTGACCCCCCACATTAAGGAAGAAGACGAGGTGCCGCAGACCCTCAACCTTAAAAAGGAAGAAAAGGAACCCCTGACCCCCCATGTTAAAGAGGAAGAAGATGTGCCAGAGACCCCGCACTTTACAAAGAAAGAGGAGGACCGACTGACGCCctactttaaagaggaagaggaggcacCACAGCCCCttcacattaaaaaggaagaggaggaacacagcatcagtcaggagggagagcatattgaatggttggaggagttcccagtgattggtgtgattgtgaagagtgaagatgacgaGGTCAAggatgaaagtgaggagaagagagaggtggagtctccaagcagcagctcaactcaacacatgacaaaagaagctgatggagaccactgtggaggatcacaagcagacaagctcttagctccactatcagatagtgacgacacaacgtcacactctcctgacactgatgatgaagactctaaagctgataatacatgtcacactgacaacacgcgctttacatgttctcactgtgacaaaacgttTAAACACCACAGTTatctgaaagtacacatgagaaaacacacaggagaaaaaccttatacctgttcagtctgtggtaaaggttttgtacaaagtcaaaatttaaaagtacacatgagaatacacacaggagaaaaaccattttctTGTTCAATTTGCGGTAGATGTTTTGTAGCAAGTCAAAATCTGAAACTACACATGAGCGTGCATACCGGACAAAAACCTTttacctgttcaatctgtggtaaaggttttgtaacaagtcaaaatttgaaagtacacatgagaacacacacaggagaaaacccttttacctgttcaatctgtagtaaaggcTTTGTACAAAGTCAagatttaaaagtacacatgagaaaacacaccggagaaaaaccttttatctgttcagtttgtggtaaaggtTGTGTAacaaatcaaagtttaaaagtacatacgagaatacacactggagaaaacccTTTTACCTGTTCTatctgtggtaaaagttttgtacaaagtcaaaatttgaaagtacacatgagaacgcacactggcgAAAAACCATATTCCTGTacaagctgcaacaaaagcttttgCAGACAAAGAAACCTtgtagtacacatgagaacacacacaggtgagaaagtgttgagttgcagtgtgtgtgatgaaagattctcttataagtaccagtgtaagaaacacaagtgtgctggtgagaacagcagcagcaaatgaagccaAGACTTTGataactttgactttctaacaacataaACGTGTGACATAATTGTTGGTGTGTTACACAATCTTGTTAATATGCTTCCACCATTTATAAATTAGATCTTTtcgtttaggtttttttttttttaattattcaataACATGCATCAATATGCAAaattgtgtatttaaaaaaataacagctatttgactgaaaaggttcaGATAAAACAGTGAACATTGTATCCGATATTGCATATTCATATTggccctagcgtgtgaatgtgagtgtgaatgttgtctgtctatctgttggccctgtgatgagttggcgacttgtccagggtgtacccttccTTCCGTCcgaatgaagctgagataggctccagcaccccccgcgaccctgaacgggacaggcggtagaaaatgaatggatggataattcaCTTCTATACTTATTCAGAACAGTGTTTTATATAGGTTTTAGAAATAATTAAGTGGGGTTTTTTTCTAATTGTAAatgattccatagatgaactcctttgtatgatatacatatatgttttacatgtgttcatacctttgcttttgagtacacataaacCCCTCTTAGTTCATGTTTACTGGTTCACATccgaaacatcttctggaccacttctggaagcatattattatttactttatacatcatttgagcagttgtgTTTTATACAAGATCATTTACTTTTGAAAGGTGTGACTTGATGatacattatatttattatcattattactctTTTGTATTATGAATATCgttttgtgattgttttatatgtatgtccctagaccaggggtcggcaacccgcggctccggagccgcatgcggctctttgaccactcagatgcggctcagctgcatacttgccgacccccccaattttcccaggagacttctggatctcagtgcctctcctagttaactcccagggcaaatataatcctattttcactctgattactaaattaagggcgtgccctgaatac from the Entelurus aequoreus isolate RoL-2023_Sb linkage group LG20, RoL_Eaeq_v1.1, whole genome shotgun sequence genome contains:
- the LOC133636370 gene encoding oocyte zinc finger protein XlCOF22-like; translation: MASQNYLELLHSLFGDLAFRLCNSLFSCLNKKELSRPQLVPDSAARILNRTNKRNHISAVVKELHWLPVSYRIKFTNLVQAFKDLYGQAPSYISDLIQPYTTTLRSVDQNLLKFPHTRFRTRDICEEHLLPGLLEWSFKMEQGKPQPSHIKEEDEVPQTPDNNKKEEDPLTPHIKEEDEVPQTLNLKKEEKEPLTPHVKEEEDVPETPHFTKKEEDRLTPYFKEEEEAPQPLHIKKEEEEHSISQEGEHIEWLEEFPVIGVIVKSEDDEVKDESEEKREVESPSSSSTQHMTKEADGDHCGGSQADKLLAPLSDSDDTTSHSPDTDDEDSKADNTCHTDNTRFTCSHCDKTFKHHSYLKVHMRKHTGEKPYTCSVCGKGFVQSQNLKVHMRIHTGEKPFSCSICGRCFVASQNLKLHMSVHTGQKPFTCSICGKGFVTSQNLKVHMRTHTGENPFTCSICSKGFVQSQDLKVHMRKHTGEKPFICSVCGKGCVTNQSLKVHTRIHTGENPFTCSICGKSFVQSQNLKVHMRTHTGEKPYSCTSCNKSFCRQRNLVVHMRTHTGEKVLSCSVCDERFSYKYQCKKHKCAGENSSSK